The window GCGGGACGAGCTGGAGACGAGGGGCCTGCTGGAGAAACACCACAGAGAAACGTTCCTCTAACCTCAGCTCTGGTAGGATCAAATTACTTACTGTGGAAGCAGAAAGTctgataaaacacacattattcACCGCAAGAAAAGAGCAAACGcttgtaaatgtaaaaaaattttACTTGTTGCATCAATGTGTCTCTAAAATCAGAGTGGTTTTACAATGTGTGCACTAAAAAGTAAAGATCAGTGTTTTAATTTTGAGggctaaatgaaaaaaagtccaGATAACTCAAATTTATATCACATTACTGAGTGGACTGTCTGCATGATGTGACTTCCTGCCTGGTTTTGTTCTAAAAGTTACTGCAGTTCAGCTCGTTTGTTTCTCAGCTGCTGTTCCTCATCTCGGACACTAGATGTCAGTATAAACACCTCATATTGACGCAGCAGGCTGGATGTTTGCTTTCCGACAGAAGCATCGTTCAGACTCAGCGTCTTCCTGACCATGAGACTTTGGTTTGAGGGTGTGTATCTCTGCGATTTTCACTCACTGCTGGCGGCGTGCGGTCCGGGGGAAGACATGATGGAGCGGTAGGTGGTGGGAGGAAGAGGCGGCGGCGTCCCTCTGAAGCCGGGGGTCAGCTCTCTGGGGGAGCCCCCGAAGTCCAGCACGTCTTCTCTCACGTACCCGCCCTCCGGAGTCCTCTTCCCGCCGGCGCCGCCCAGGACGAGCGGGGACGTGACCCCGGTCCGGGGGGAGCGGCGCTCGgccggcagaggaggaggcacGGGGCTGACCGGAGCCGGGGAGGAGCAGTACTCCGCGAACTGCAGCACCTCCTCGTCGATCGCCTCCTCGTCCAGGCATAACGGGGGCGAGATGGAGGGGGAGAAGTCGGGGGGCAGGGGAGGGGCCGGCTCgtcggggggaggggggccgaGCACGATGGAGGGGGGCGAGTCCGGCGGCGAGAAGGGAGGAGGGGAGCCGGGGGAGAACGGCGGGGGCGAAGGCGGGGGTTCGTTCGGAGGAGGTCCGGGGGAGACGCAGGGCGTGGAGGGCGTGGAGGAGGGCGTGTCCGGAGGGGGAGagtccggcggcggcgggggggcgggctcgtcgggcggcggcggcctgtcGTCCGTGAAGGTGACCCATCTGGGGGACGCGGCGTCGTCGCCGGGGCGGGGGCTGTCCACGGGGCCGAACACGTCGTCCAGGTCCGGCGCCGGCGAGCCGCGGTAGGAGGCGGGGGACAGGACGTTCAGGTAGATGGGGGCCGACCGGCGAGCCGCTCTGCCGTTGGGCAGATCAGCTGCAAAGATTCAAACCAGCAGTGAGATCGAAGCGGCGGACAGACTGAAGATCGTCGCTGGATTTACTCTTCTGTCACCTGTGAAGTCTGACGGGCGGCCGTAGTGATGCCTGGATGGAATGTTTTTGGGGGGaagcggaggaggagctgcatcACAGGTGAAAACAGGTCAGTTCAGCGCCGGCGCGAGCAAATggcggcgcggcgccggcgCACCGAGCTCACCTCCGGTCGGGAAGCTTCTGCTCAGCTGCGACTCCGACCGCGGTCTGGACTCGCCCCACGCGTCGGCCGGGACCACTGTCAGCGACAACACAGGCAGTTAGCGGCAGTCCAGACTCAGCTCGGCGGGCTGAGGCGAGTCGTGTCCGGCTGGCGGGGAACAGACCGTCGTATCGCGAGTATCTGCCGTCACACGGAACCCCAAAGAAGGCCGGGATGTTCTGCGATGGCTTGTCGCTGCGGGACGAGACGGACACCAATCAGACGCCACGATTCAGTCAACAAGTGCAAAATCTACAGCTTTAAAGATCCACAAAGGCCTCTGATAAAACCTGAACCAGCCAATCAATCAGATACTAAAATCGACTGAGACGGACGTGAAACCGAACAGACATGGTTCACATCTCCAGATCAAGCTGCAGAGAAAGCATGAGGTAAGGGACGACTGAGGACACACCTCTGCGTCTCCGGAGCAGGACTCGGAGTTGGGGTGGAGCGTCTTGGTCTGGCGATCTCCTCACCTGAAAGAAGCATGAAGAAAAACTCAAGCTCTTGTGTTTGAGGCACGTGGGATTGAGATATTGAGCAGAGTGAAGCATCCACAGCGCCATTCGCTCAGAACGGCGTCTCGAGGCTGAAATAGTGTCACCAGGTGGACATACTCACAGGACAGGTTTCTCTTCATCTGCCCCTGCAAGAACAGAGTCCACACAAAAGATCAGTCAATGCTATACATGATATAACTTTGCTTATTGTTAAATTCTTGaaaattctgtttttaaacaacATGGTGAATCagcatttatatattttcttaatttttctgcatttcctgcGTGAGAACAGGTCATCCTGCAGAGATCATGAAGCCGAGCTTCAGGCTCTGGGCTCTGAAACTGACGGAGGGACAGACTCACCGGACTGCGTCTCTGAGACCAGCAAAAAGGAAGAGAGAACAGACCTGGGTCAGAGAGTGAGTGACAGATCAGTCAAAATGGACACCAGCTAAAAACTGCACACAGCGCGTCGCTTTACTTCAGCCGCAAAGCCGCAACGATGCAGCCACAATCATAACACACTGCTGAACGTGGGGAGGACGCACACACGGCTTCACGCCGGACCGCGGCCCGATCAATACGTGTTATGATTGCTCTGCATTACGTAACACAGACGCTTTGCCAGACGAGTAAAGTAAAGCTGCAGCTAAGACGAAAAACAAAAGTAAGCAAAAGCTGCATAAACAAAAAgaggttttctgtttctctgactgcatgcgagggaggaggggagtCACGGTTATTGAAATGAGGACGgtcacagcggcagcagcgccTCATCGAGCATCTTCGCCGAGTGAGAACAAGCCGTGAAATCTGTCCCGGAGTGAGAGGCACGGCGAGCTTACCGGACTTCTCCTCTACAGGACGGCAGCAGGGGGGAACCGACAGGAGAGACACCGTTAAACCGAGCAGAAGCAAAGCTAACGGCTGAGCCTGAGCCTGGAGATGAAGACGAGCAGCATCACGGATTGTCTCACCAGAGACGGAGACAGCGCCAGGCCTCCCACCGAGGCCTTCAGCTCGTCCATAGACGGTGGGGCACACCTGGCGCTGTCCGACACCAGcggcttgatcttgattttgaACTTCTTCTTGCTGTCCTCGTCGTCCTCCGAGTcactggaggagaagaagtgtttttctttggaaGCTGGTGAGGACCCGTCAAGGACAAAAGTTTGGAGACGTGCAGGAATTCAGCGCCGGAGCCGTGAGAGCCGGGAAACGGCGCCGGAGCTCAGCACTGACGCTCCGGGTCTGTATCGCCGCCTCGCTCGTCCCGGGTAGCAGAGTCAGTGACTCTCCTGCTCGGTCTCAGCTCAGTCTTCCCGCTGGGGGGACGTCTCCACGCCGCCCGCTCTTTAAGAGTCCGATTCTAGCGTCCAGGCCTGGACGCCTGTGGGAGCAGCAGCTTAAAATATCACCGACCCGAGTGTCGGCGGTTAATTAGAACTGTGGCTGAGCCGGTGGAGGtgcagccctgctgctgctttgctcCCCGGCTCTTTGTGCCTCTGCTGGGACGCACACACGCTGCGACTATCGATTTGGCCTCTTTAGCGCTGAGACGCACTCCGTCAAACAGTCACTCGGCCAAACAGGTCAATAGGTTTTGCAGGAGAAGAGGAGCCCCAAGACCGCCGCTGACCCCCCCTCACTGAAAGGATATCATCGCCCTCGTCACCGGGCCGGAGGCTGAAGCCCTCGTCATCCACGTCAGGAGAagcctggagagagagagagagagagaggtgacaGTCATTTCTAACCCATCGTACGCTGTAACAACGATGGCAGCTCTTCACCGCTGCACATAAATGTAGATTAGGTTCCACAGATGTCTTCGGCTTCCAGCTCCGGCTCCAGTGACTCACAGGAAACGCAGCCATCGCTCTATTCACACACATCATTACTCCGTAAGTTCAAACCTCCAGTCGCGTGACACTGATCGCAACAGTATGAGTGTCAAGTAAGAGCCGCTCGgtcagaaacacagagacgTCAACGGAAGAGAGAAAACGATGCAGATACTCACATATCTGTCCCAGTCGATTTCCCCGTAGAAGCCGTTGGGAGCCCCGTTGGCTTTTTTCTGGCATCAAAGAGAGAATCATAAGACGAGGGAGCTAAAGCTGTATCATGTTCTTCACAGTCTGCATTATGGAGTCGGCACGCTGTGTTAAACACATGGAAACACTGGCTGATCTCAGAAGTGGACTTACGCTTCCTTTCTTCCCACTTCCACCTCCCTCGGTGTCAGGTGAGCTCCTGTCCAAACAGCAAAGCAACAAAAGCAGGACGTAAAATGAAGATGCATGAACTACAGCGATACAAGGGATAAGGCTCGACGGCTCAGAACTAGCTACAGAAAGATAGAAATTATTGAATTTCGGGAACAGATTCCCTCTTTGGTCAGCTAAAAAAGATTTTGTTGTTGACTCCCACCACAGAAGCAAGGTAAGGTTTTTTTAACAGTGCAAAAAGTACAAATAGCTagatgaaacattaaaatgaatcaaaagGTTGATCATGAAGCTTAAATACATACATAAAGTAACATCAGAGATTAAAAACTGACTAAAAGTAGGAGTGAAAACTGTCaatatttcctcttttcaggGAGTGGTTTGACGTTATGCTGCTGAAATGCAACATAATATTTTTACCAATGTTCATAAACAGCTCTATAGAGACGTCCACCGCCTCTGAATCGCTGCGATTTGCACAACAACCAGCTTTAGAGGAAGTGATGCTCCCAAGTTAGGAATCTCACAAATGAGAACTCCatcaggaaacagcagcagcatgaataATGAGGGGTTTTTTGGTTGAACGTCTCgagtttttaaaataatgaaaacttaTCTTCTCACGTTTGATGCTTTCAGTGTGAAATATCTTTACTTTTAATCTGTAAGTggtacaactttttttttctttttaaaatctcaGTAAGGTTAATTTACATGTGAATTCTGTTCCAACAGAATTAAAAGTTTGCACAAACTCACGTGGTGTCTGCATCCCTGTCTTTCCTTCTTAAGCCCAGGGCTTTCCTGGTTCGGTTTTTCAGTCCTGATGCaaacagaaaaggagaaaaaacaacatCACAGCAAATCAGTTTAAAGTTCTAGAGTCCAACGTGACACAAAACGACCATTTAAGTGAAGTAATCTGTGGATGCACAGTAAGCTGGTATAAATGAGCATCGTGGTTTTGAACCAGCAACCTAACCTCTGCAACTGAGCCTCACATAAATCCTGCTGAGTGTCTTCCTACTGACGataaaaagaggagaggaaagaaaccAGAGGCTGATCAATGCGGCCACTTCATTAGCGAGATTCGGGAGGCGGCGGGGAGGATCTACGACCACGGCCCGTCAGCCAGACTCGCTGCCGAGACCCCAAGACCCCCGCAGCACCGGCAGGAAGAAATCCAGAACGGCTGAGAAACCACCGGGAGAGACACCACTCAACACAAGAAATACCAAACAAGACCAAACCGAAGAGAAACATGAAAGATGTAATGAACATACGCCAGCCGTCCTTCATTTAAACTGGAAAAGTTTCTCTGAAAGGATTTCCAACATGATTATCATGTAGATCTGAGTATTGCTCAGCAGCACGAGTATTGTTAATACATATTATTACATCCTTTCTTATGATCTATAATGATTTATACATTCCTTGTACATCCTTGGAAGAATGTAAAAGGAACAGAGAAGAATCCACAAAGTCAAGTATGGGAAGAAACAGGATTTCTGATTGCATTCAGTCTACTTGAGATATTTCAGGTgttctgttttaaaataaatacacatgaaCCTAAGCACTCTGCCATTTTTGCATTAAATCAGagaacaaattttaaaaaaatgagtcaTCTATAAAAGGTTATCATGCTCGTGTCTTGCTGCTCAGTCCCCATTCACTGAAATGGAACCAGGCTCTTAAATGTATATCTTTATTCGaaaaaaattcaactgaaaGGCAACAAAAAGAGTCTTAATGTCCACGTTTATGGGACTAATAAGAACCAAATGATGTATTATTATTCAACTAGTTTGCTCTTTTCTGTGAATTATTGGAGTTAATAGTTTAATCTACTGTATTACTGGGCTGTATTGGCCTTGATGAGCAGGAATGTGACTTGAATGTGTGTGATTAACGGAGGGAAACGCGTCCTGTGTTCTGTAGACACTGCTTCTATCCGTAAAGTTAGGAAGTCACAATGTATACCTGCAGAATCCCATTGAACACTGACTTTACTGATTTCAGCTGAGTGTCTCGTCCACTCAGAAACTCTGTTTTACGTCCACAGGATCAGAgttgctttgttttcctcacaTCTCTTAGTTTAATTCAAAATAATTGGAGATGCGATCAATGATTTGATATGAGGCTAAACAGACGATCAAAGATGAAAGACAAGGACGAGCAGGATTTCAGACACATTTAGACGATACGTTTAGACGGACCCTGGAAATTCCAAATAATAAAACTTGTAACTATTTGTCACTGAAGCAGACAGAGGTGCATCCACCATCACATTCTCGTTAATATACTTTAAACAAGGGTAATGATTCTAACCTGTGCACGGCCAAACAGGTCAGAAAAGCAAGAGTTGACCTGAAATGATCGCTTTTACAAAACAACTGAAGTCCACACAGTGAGACACGTGCACAGCGTCCGTGTGTTCAACCCTCTGGACGTTCTCTTAACTTCACACCTAAGTGCGACGCTTCTCATTCTCAGCTCGGTACAGTCGCTGGCTTCAGCAGCCGGCTCAGATCTGTAGTAATGGAGTTCCCATTAAAAATTAACTCAAACCGGGGAGCAGAGCTCCACAGTCTCCTCTCTCCGTGCCTGACAggaaatcaacaaaaactaaTCTGATATTGTTTCaacattaaagggatacttcaacattttggcaaattggcccatttggTGCAATTCCTtggtcattttgaacagcatactgacttttttgtgagggcgagctgttgtttattcagaggcgagtcggggaaggtttttggtacggacacaatggaagtgaatggtatttttggttcccctcgtcaaactcatcaaatacaatccaacaaccccaaaacactttggtggacacgttataatccgtacattcactacactgtgaaatactaatgcaaaattacgagattgagttgtttatgcgaagattgctaagacggaactacttactaaacatggcgtctgggcgtagtgatttcaaaagaaaaagtagttcccagtatttg of the Salarias fasciatus chromosome 18, fSalaFa1.1, whole genome shotgun sequence genome contains:
- the LOC115404931 gene encoding SH3-containing GRB2-like protein 3-interacting protein 1; this encodes MMQGLKNRTRKALGLRRKDRDADTTSSPDTEGGGSGKKGSKKANGAPNGFYGEIDWDRYASPDVDDEGFSLRPGDEGDAASKEKHFFSSSDSEDDEDSKKKFKIKIKPLVSDSARCAPPSMDELKASVGGLALSPSLRRSPRRSPGQMKRNLSCEEIARPRRSTPTPSPAPETQSDKPSQNIPAFFGVPCDGRYSRYDVVPADAWGESRPRSESQLSRSFPTGAPPPLPPKNIPSRHHYGRPSDFTADLPNGRAARRSAPIYLNVLSPASYRGSPAPDLDDVFGPVDSPRPGDDAASPRWVTFTDDRPPPPDEPAPPPPPDSPPPDTPSSTPSTPCVSPGPPPNEPPPSPPPFSPGSPPPFSPPDSPPSIVLGPPPPDEPAPPLPPDFSPSISPPLCLDEEAIDEEVLQFAEYCSSPAPVSPVPPPLPAERRSPRTGVTSPLVLGGAGGKRTPEGGYVREDVLDFGGSPRELTPGFRGTPPPLPPTTYRSIMSSPGPHAASSPSSPARPATPQSRSSPVPPPPPPRPSSRPKLPPGKPITDLTRPFSPPVSGSPPPFAPLARAESSSSISSITSQSAASTPTLGRDLNTSTTGCSRGPSPLTMGPQDTLPVAAAFTETINAYFKGADPSKCVVKITGEMVLSFPAGITRHFASQPTQPILTFSISNYSRLEQVLPNPQLLCCDSATEGLDTKEFWVNMPNLLSHLKKVAEQKPQATYYNVDMIKYQVSAEGIQSTPLNLAVSWRGDASNTDLRIDYKYNTEAMGAPVPLHNIHFLVPVDGGIAKVQAMIPPATWNPEQQTVLWKIPSLSHRSENGGVGALLGRFQMAEGSCKPSQLAVQFTSEGSTLSGCDIQLVGTGYRLSLVKKRFAAGKYLADN